One Spea bombifrons isolate aSpeBom1 chromosome 1, aSpeBom1.2.pri, whole genome shotgun sequence DNA window includes the following coding sequences:
- the LOC128484694 gene encoding microsomal glutathione S-transferase 2-like, giving the protein MAEDLVLLALVSVLSACQNGYYARLVGRSRMKHKINPPVVTGPPEFERTFRAQQNCVEFYPIFLVVLWNAGLFLNQEVAAACGLLYMYARHMYFKGYVESTLGRIPGFYLSLLSIFLLLVLAAAGISHSLLKKYLDLNLAKQISHMF; this is encoded by the exons ATGGCTGAAGATCTAGTCCTCCTTGCACTAGTTTCCGTTCTTTCTGCCTGTCAAAATG GATATTATGCCAGGCTTGTGGGCCGATCTAGAATGAAACACAAAATTAATCCACCAGTGGTCACTGGACCTCCTGAATTTGAGAGAACATTCCGTGCCCA gcAGAACTGTGTAGAGTTCTATCCAATATTCTTGGTTGTTCTTTGGAATGCTGGCCTATTTTTAAATCAAG AGGTTGCTGCAGCTTGTGGACTACTCTATATGTATGCACGACACATGTACTTTAAAGGTTATGTGGAGTCCACATTAGGCAG GATCCCCGGATTTTACCTGAGTTTgctttcaatattcttgctacttGTTCTGGCTGCGGCTGGAATATCACACTctcttttaaagaaatatttggaCTTGAATCTCGCAAAACAAATAAGTCATATGTTTTAA